The Erythrobacter sp. SDW2 region GCATCCAGAAGACGCTGCAGGACATTGCCCATGGCGGCGACCCGGACAACAACCTCGCCTTTGCCGGTCATGCGGCCTATCGCTTCAAGCAGGACCCGTTCTATTCCAACAACTTCACGCCGACAGTGAAGCAGCTGGTCGAGCGGATTCTGACGGGGGATTGAGGACTAGACGCAGTCGCCGAAGGTGGGCTTCCCGTCGCGGGCGAGCATCTCGTCCATGTCATTGTCCAGCTCGGCAGGTTCGACCTCGCGAAAGGCACCGTAGAAGTCGTAATCGTCGCCTGCGTCGCACAGGTCGGGGCGCCCCTTCTGGATGTTCTCGTCGTCTTTGAAGGCGGTGAGCCAGTCCCCCGTCCCGTCGGTATTGCGGATGATGTAGGCGTCGATCCGCTCTACATATCCCTTCAGCCGCAGCTGGTAGTCGGGATCCAAGCCGGCATGGCAAAGGCGGCCCTGTTCCTCGGCAAAGTAGATAAAGCCGCCCATACACAGGACGCCTGAGCCGGCTGGTACTTCCGGCCTCGTTGCTGATATGCAGCCGAGTGAAACTGCGAGCATTAGGAAGAACTTACGCATGACTGACGAGCGCGTCGAGCACCTGGTCCGGCGGCCTGTGCCCGTCGGCCCAGAAGCGGATATTGGCGATGACCTTCTCGCCCGAGGCCTCGCGACCCTCGGCGGTGGCGCTGCCGATATGGGGGAGGGTCATCACATTGGGATGAGCCAGCAGGCGCGGATCGACATGCGGCTCGTCTGGGTAGACGTCGAGCCCTGCGCCTACGAGCTTGCCGGCCTCCAGCGCTGCGATCAGCGCTTCGTAATCGACGAGGTCGCCGCGGGCCGTGTTGATGACCGCCGCACTCGGTTTCATCAGCGCAATCCGGCGGGCATCGATCATGTGGTGCGTGTCCGCCCCGGCAGGACAGTGCAGCGAGAGGATATCCGCCTCCGCCACCAATTCATCGAGTGTTTCGACATAGCGCGCGCCGAACATGCTCTCGACCGCGCGGGGTAACGGCTTGCGGTTGTGGTAGGCGATCTCCAGCCCGAAGGCGCGGGCCCGGTGGGCAACGGCCTGGCCGATCCGGCCCATGCCGACGATCCCCAGCACCTTGCCCCCGATCTGCCGCCCCAACATCGCAGATGGGGCCCAGCCGGTCCATTCGCCCCGCCGGATCAGCGCGACTCCGTCCCGAATGCGCCGCGGCACGCCGATGATCATGGTCATGGCGAGATCGGCGGTATCGTCTGTAAAGACCCCCGGCGTGTTGGTGACCATGATCTTGCGCTTCGCCGCAGAGGCAAGGTCGATATGCTCGGTCCCGGCGCCGAAATTGGCGATCAGCTTCAGCCGCTCGCCCGCGCCTTCGATCAATTCGGCATCGATCCGGTCGGTGACGGTCGGGACCAGCACGTCGCAATCGGCCATGGCCGTAGCCAGCTGTTCGCGCGTCAGCGGCACATCATCGGGATTGAGCGTGGCGTCGAACAGTTCAGCCATGCGGGCCTCGATCGTTGGCATCAGGTGGCGGGTCACGATGACCCGGGGCTTGCCCTCGACGCGGCGGGTGGTGGTGTTGTGCGTGTCGCTCATCTGTCCCGTGATTGAACACTGGCGCGATTTCGGTCAAGGCGCGGCGTGCAAACTCTTGCGGGGAAGGGTTTGTTTACCATAAGGCTAGCCCGCAATGTTCCGGAACGCCGCTTTACTCCTGCTTGCCTTTGGTCTTGGCGCCTGTGGTTCGGCCAATGCGCAACAACAGGAAACGCCCTATTGGGCTACCATCGACACGACGGAGCTCAACATGCGGGTCGGGCCCAGCACCGAATACAAGATCGAGTGGGTCTATCGCCGCAAGGGCCTGCCGCTGAAGGTGCTGCGAGTAAAGGACGATGGCTGGCGCTATGTCGAGGATCACGAGGGGGCGAAGGGCTGGGTCAACAAGAACCTGCTCGATCCCGAGCGTGGTGCGTTGGTGATCGGCGAAGACCCTGCGCCGATGCGCGCGGCCCCGACCGACAATTCCTCGCTCAAATGGAGCCTCGCGCCCGGCGTGGTCGGCCAGCTGGGACCATGTGAGGCCGGCTGGTGTGCCTTCAGCGTCGGCAACCGCGAGGGCTATGTTCCCGCAGACCGCCTGTGGGGCGCGGGCGAACCTTGAGCAAAGGGGCGGCCACCTTGGCCACCCCTTCGTTCCGGATTACTCGGCCGGTTCCTGCGCCGGAGCAACGGGGGCTTCCTCAGCAGCGGTTGCTTTCGGCTTGACGGTAACCGACCCGCCCTTGTCTGACGTCGCGGTAAACGAACCATCTGCCGCAGGGGCGCTTTCCGTATAGCACTCTTCTTCGGCTCCTTCAGCCTTCGGCGTGAAGCAGGTCTTGCCGTCCTTGACCGCCCAAGTGCCTTCGGCAACGACCTTTCCGTCCGCGTCCAGATCCGAATAGGTGCCATCGGCGTTGATGATCGAAGTGCCGACCGAACCGTCTTCACCCGTGACCTCGTAGGTGCCCGGACCCGAACCATTCGCCACAGCCGGGGCCGCCGCCGTTTCTTCCGCTGCCGGTTCGGGCGCGGGTGCAGGGGCCGGCTTGCTGCAAGCCGCCACCGCAACCAATCCCACCAACAGTGGTGTTACCAGAACATTCTTCATGACAAGTCTCTCCCATCCCCAATAGGCGACCCGGCGGAGCGAATAGCACGCCTGGCGAGAGGAGAGAAAAGGATTCGGTGCCGGCAGGCCTCAGACCAGCTCGACCGCCACCGCCGTCGCTTCGCCGCCGCCGATACAGAGCGAGGCGACGCCGCGCGTTTTGCCCAGGCTCTTGAGCGCATTGAGCAGGGTCACGATGATGCGGGTGCCGCTGGCCCCGATCGGGTGACCTAGCGCGGTAGCACCGCCATTGACGTTGATCCGGTCGTGCGGGATGCCGATGTCGCGCATGGCGAACATGGCAACGCAGGCGAAGGCTTCGTTGACTTCCCACAGGTCGACATCGTCGACCGACCAGCCGGCCCGCTCGAGCACCTTGTTGATCGCGCCCACAGGGGCAGTGGTGAAGTCCTTCGGCTCCTGTGCATGGGCGGCGAGCGCGACGATCTTCGCCACCGGGGCCTGGCCATTGGCGATGGCGAGGCTTTCGCGGGTCAGGACGACAGCGGCGGCACCGTCCGAGATCGAGGAGGAAGTCGCCGCTGTGATGGTGCCGTCCTTGGCAAAGGCCGGGCGCAGCTGCGGGATCTTGTCGGGCTTGCCCTTGCCGGGCTGCTCATCGGTGGCAACCGTCACTTCGCCTGCGCGGGTGGTGAAGGTGACGGGCACGACTTCGCCATCGAAAGCGCCGCTGGAAATGGCTTCGTTGGCGCGGCGCAGCGACTCGATGGAATAGTTGTCCTGCTCTTCGCGCGTCAGCTGGTAGTCATTGGCGGTGTCCTGCGCGAAGGTGCCCATGGCGCGGCCTTCCTCATAGGCGTCTTCCAGCCCGTCGAGGAACATGTGGTCATAGGCGGTATCATGCCCGATGCGCGCGCCGCTGCGGTGCTTCTTGAGCAGGTAAGGGGCGTTGGTCATGCTCTCCATCCCGCCGGCGATGACATAGTCGACCGAACCGCTGGCGAGCGCCTCGGCACCCATGATAACGGTCTGCATGCCGCTGCCGCAGACTTTGTTGACGGTGGTTGCCTGAACCGACTTGGGCAGGCCGGCCTTGAGCGCGGCCTGCCGCGCCGGCGCCTGGCCGAGCCCGGCAGGAAGCACACAGCCCATATAGGCGCGGTCGAACTTCTCGCCCGGGACGCCCGAACGCTCGACCGCCGCCTTGACGGCAGTGGCGCCCAGGTCGGTCGCGGAAACATCGGCCAGCGCGCCCTGCATCCCGCCCATCGGAGTGCGGGCATAGGAGAGGATCACGACCGGATCGGATGCGGAAAACTGTGCCATGGCTGGGGGCCTTTCATTGCGGGTTCCAGATTGCCGCCGTCCCTAATGCTGCACTGCGGCAATGGCAAACAGGATACGTTTGCAGGCGGCCAAGCGGCGCTCAAAGGCGCACTTGTCTTTGGCGAGTGGATGGGGGAGATAGGTCCCAAAGCGAAACCCGAGAGGAGAGTCCCGATGGCAGACGACAAGAAGGCGCAGATGGAAGCGATCCTGCAAAAGCAGCGCGCATCCTTCACAGCGGCCCGCCCCGAACCATTGAGCCAGCGCCGCGACCGCATCCAGCGCGCCATTGCGATGTTGGTCGATCACGGTGAGGAATTGGCCCGGGCCATGGCATCGGACTTCGGCAACCGCAGCCACGAGGCCTCGATGATCACCGACATCACCGGTACGATCGGTTTCGGCAAGTATTGTCTCAAGCACTTGGACAAATGGGCCAAGGCCGAGAAGCGTTCGGTGCGTTTCCCGCTTGGATTGCTGGGGGCCAAGGCGGAACTGCGTTATGAGCCCAAGGGTGTGATCGGTATCCTCTCGCCCTGGAACTTCCCGGTAAACCTCTCCATCGGACCGCTGATGCAGGTCCTGGCCGCCGGCAACAGGGCGATGATCAAGCCGAGCGAGTTCACCGAGCGGACCAGCGAGCTGACGGCAGAACTCGTGGCGAAGTATTTCGCCGAGGAAGAAGTTGCGGTAATTACCGGGAGCCCGGAAGTTGCGGCCGCATTCTCGTCGCTGCAGTTCGACCACCTGGTATTCACCGGCTCGACCGCGACCGGGCGCCGGGTGATGGAGGTGGCGGGGCGCAACCTCGTGCCGGTGACTCTGGAGCTGGGCGGCAAGTCGCCGGTGTTCCTTGGCCGCAGCGCCAATTTCGAGCAGGCGGGCGAGCGTATCGCATTGGGCAAGATGCTCAACGCCGGGCAGATCTGCCTCGCGCCCGACTATATGTATGTACCCGAGGACAAGGAGCAGGATGCGGTCAACTCGGTGCGTCAGGCGGCGCACAACATGTATCCGACGCTGCTCGACAATGATGACTACACCTCGATTGTCACCGACCGGCATTATGACCGGTTGCAGACCATGGTCGCCGATGCGCGCGACAAGGGCGCCGAGGTGATCGAGGTCAATCCAGCGAACGAGGACTTCTCCTCCACCAATGCGCGCAAGATGCCCCTTACCATCCTGCGCAACGTCAATGACGATATGATGGCGATGCAGGAGGAAATCTTCGGCCCGGTGCTGCCGGTCAAGACATACAAGAACATCGATGAAGCGATCGATTTCGTGAACGAGCGCGACCGGCCTCTGGGCCTCTACTACTTCGGCGCGGACAGCGGCGAGCGCGAGCACGTGCTGAAGCGGACGATTTCGGGCGGGGTCACTGTCAATGACGTGATCATGCATGTTTCGATGGAGGACCTTCCCTTCGGCGGGGTCGGGCCGAGCGGGATCGGCTCGTACCACGGGCCGGAAGGTTTCAAGGAATTCAGCCACGCCCGCAGTGTTTATACCCAACCCAAGGTGGATGTTGCCAAGCTTGCCGGGCTCAAGCCGCCCTATGGCGACGTCACCCGCAAGACCATCGCCCGGGAGATGAAGAAGTGAGACATGCCGCGCTGGCGCTGCTGCTGACCACGTGCCTGGCGGCACCTGCAAGCGCGGGCGAACTGATCCCGCCGATCGAGGAATGGCAATTCGTCACCGAGGAGACGGGCCAGCTTGCGACGGTCGAGGAATTGCAGGCGCTGGCGGAGAGATACCCCGATAGCGCGTCGGTCTACCGCCGGCTGCTTGGCGCGCAACTTGAAGCCGGCGATCCGGAGGCCGTGGATACGGCGCTCACCCTGGTCGAGCGTGGCTATGCCTTCAGCGATGCCGGAGCCGATGCAATTGCGGCAGCGATTGGCGACGAAGAAACGAAGGAGTTGTTCCTCGCTGTCAATGAAGTGAGTAAGGAGCGAGTTGGGAGCAGCACACTCGTCGCGAACGTTCCCGCCGATGCCATGCTGGTGGAAGGTGTCGCAGTCGACCCCGTCAACGGCCGGCTCATGGTCAGCACCGTGGTCTCGCGCAAGCTGTTCCGCCCCGACGACGGCGGGGCGTGGGAAGCAATTGAAATCGAAAATGCAGGCAGCCTTTCCGCAATGGTGCCAGACCCGGACCGAGGCCTGATCTGGATTGCCTCGGGCGAGTTCGACGAGACCCCTGGTGACCCGGCCTATGCCGCCGCGCTCGGCTTCGATCCGGCCACGGGCAGGGTTGCAAGAACGCTGTATGCCAACGGGTTCGTTCCGCTCGGAGATATCGCGGTGGGGGACGATGGCCGCGTTTTCGCAGCCAACCCGGTCGCGGGCGAAATCCATTACGCCGATCCTGACAGTGAGGAAGGTTTTCGCGCGCTAGTGGGAGCAGGTGTGTTTCGCTCGCCGCAGGGGATGGTCAAGGTTCCGGAGCAAAACCGGTTGATCGTCAGCGATTACAGCTACGGTCTTGCCATGCTCGACTGGGACAGCGGCAAGCTCTGGCGGATCGGCAATGCCACCGGCGAATGGCTCGATGGGATCGATGCGCTGCTGCGGTATGGCAACAGCCTGATTGCGGTCCAGAACGGTCTCCAGCCCAAACGTATCGTCAAGCTGGACATGACCGAGGACTGGCTGGCGGTCACCAAGGCAACTGTGCTCGAAGCCGCCAGTCCCGACTGGACCGAGCCGGTCGGCGCGACGATTGACAGGGATCGCCTGCTCTATGTCGCAACCGGCCAGTGGGACGTTTTCGGCGAGGGCGGGGCGGTGCGCGAGGGCAACCAGCCAAAGCCGACCGATATCCGCGCTATCGACCTTTCCGGGAATTGACCGGAACTGGTGTGATTTGCACGGTTTGGTGAGGGATTTGCGGGCTTCCCGGCCTTGCGCCGCGCGCCACAGCGGCCTAGGGGCGGGCGCAACTTTGCCCCTAAAGGGAATCGCCTGTGGTCGATCTGTCGCAATACCTGCCGATCCTCATCTTCCTGTTCATCGCGGTGGCGCTGTCGGCGCTGTTCGTGTTCCTGCCCATGGGTGTCTCGTACCTGACCGGTACGCACCAACCCAATGCCGAGAAGAACAGCGAATATGAATGCGGCTTTCCGGCTTTCGAAGACCCGCGCAGCCAGTTCGATGTGCGGTTCTATCTCGTCGCAATTCTCTTTATCATCTTCGACCTTGAGGCCGCGTTCCTGTTTCCCTGGGCGGTCAGCCTCGATCTGACCGGCTGGGCCGGCTGGACCACGATGATGATCTTCCTCGGCGAACTGGCCATCGGCCTGGCCTACGCATGGAAGAAGGGCGCGCTGGAGTGGGAATGATATGAGTACCGCCAACACGACACTGGCCGGGCTGACGCCCGCCACCATCGGCCAGATGCCGACCGCCCGTCCGGGCGAAGTGCGGCAGCCCGACGCCGCCTATTTCCGCGCGCTGC contains the following coding sequences:
- a CDS encoding D-glycerate dehydrogenase, which gives rise to MSDTHNTTTRRVEGKPRVIVTRHLMPTIEARMAELFDATLNPDDVPLTREQLATAMADCDVLVPTVTDRIDAELIEGAGERLKLIANFGAGTEHIDLASAAKRKIMVTNTPGVFTDDTADLAMTMIIGVPRRIRDGVALIRRGEWTGWAPSAMLGRQIGGKVLGIVGMGRIGQAVAHRARAFGLEIAYHNRKPLPRAVESMFGARYVETLDELVAEADILSLHCPAGADTHHMIDARRIALMKPSAAVINTARGDLVDYEALIAALEAGKLVGAGLDVYPDEPHVDPRLLAHPNVMTLPHIGSATAEGREASGEKVIANIRFWADGHRPPDQVLDALVSHA
- a CDS encoding SH3 domain-containing protein, which encodes MFRNAALLLLAFGLGACGSANAQQQETPYWATIDTTELNMRVGPSTEYKIEWVYRRKGLPLKVLRVKDDGWRYVEDHEGAKGWVNKNLLDPERGALVIGEDPAPMRAAPTDNSSLKWSLAPGVVGQLGPCEAGWCAFSVGNREGYVPADRLWGAGEP
- a CDS encoding acetyl-CoA C-acyltransferase produces the protein MAQFSASDPVVILSYARTPMGGMQGALADVSATDLGATAVKAAVERSGVPGEKFDRAYMGCVLPAGLGQAPARQAALKAGLPKSVQATTVNKVCGSGMQTVIMGAEALASGSVDYVIAGGMESMTNAPYLLKKHRSGARIGHDTAYDHMFLDGLEDAYEEGRAMGTFAQDTANDYQLTREEQDNYSIESLRRANEAISSGAFDGEVVPVTFTTRAGEVTVATDEQPGKGKPDKIPQLRPAFAKDGTITAATSSSISDGAAAVVLTRESLAIANGQAPVAKIVALAAHAQEPKDFTTAPVGAINKVLERAGWSVDDVDLWEVNEAFACVAMFAMRDIGIPHDRINVNGGATALGHPIGASGTRIIVTLLNALKSLGKTRGVASLCIGGGEATAVAVELV
- a CDS encoding coniferyl aldehyde dehydrogenase, whose translation is MADDKKAQMEAILQKQRASFTAARPEPLSQRRDRIQRAIAMLVDHGEELARAMASDFGNRSHEASMITDITGTIGFGKYCLKHLDKWAKAEKRSVRFPLGLLGAKAELRYEPKGVIGILSPWNFPVNLSIGPLMQVLAAGNRAMIKPSEFTERTSELTAELVAKYFAEEEVAVITGSPEVAAAFSSLQFDHLVFTGSTATGRRVMEVAGRNLVPVTLELGGKSPVFLGRSANFEQAGERIALGKMLNAGQICLAPDYMYVPEDKEQDAVNSVRQAAHNMYPTLLDNDDYTSIVTDRHYDRLQTMVADARDKGAEVIEVNPANEDFSSTNARKMPLTILRNVNDDMMAMQEEIFGPVLPVKTYKNIDEAIDFVNERDRPLGLYYFGADSGEREHVLKRTISGGVTVNDVIMHVSMEDLPFGGVGPSGIGSYHGPEGFKEFSHARSVYTQPKVDVAKLAGLKPPYGDVTRKTIAREMKK
- a CDS encoding NADH-quinone oxidoreductase subunit A, whose protein sequence is MVDLSQYLPILIFLFIAVALSALFVFLPMGVSYLTGTHQPNAEKNSEYECGFPAFEDPRSQFDVRFYLVAILFIIFDLEAAFLFPWAVSLDLTGWAGWTTMMIFLGELAIGLAYAWKKGALEWE